A single region of the Actinoplanes sp. SE50/110 genome encodes:
- a CDS encoding serine hydrolase, with protein sequence MTGHHPRYERAVRRAQADGRIPALSVALVRADRDPWVCTVGESGTPGRPLGPDSRFRIGSVTKTFTAVLVMQARDDGLLDLDQPVSRYLDVPAHGDATIRRLLSHTAGYQREPHGDVWDTLISPDAARMLAELDRVERVLPNARRYHYSNLGLAVLGQLVAKLRGGTWAEILAERVLAPLGLTRTTVDRPAEAVVGYLVDAYSDAARPEPAIDLGGVAPAAQLWSTATDMARWAAFLADPHDDRVLAAATVEEMRWPVTTTDEALWAQGFGLGLILAPEGRRVTHVGHDGAMPGFLAGVYGRRGGEGNPGGLGCAVLGSSGTAGQTIDLAHELLRLAVETDPAEIRPWRMAAPAPAAYRSILGRWWSEGSDFVFGWHDGRLQARLAEAPADRPPAIFQPLPDRPDVLRTVSGREAGELLRLTRDDSGAVVRMHWATYRFTRDQQTFDGGLASDG encoded by the coding sequence GTGACCGGCCACCACCCGCGGTACGAGCGGGCGGTCCGCCGGGCGCAGGCCGACGGACGGATCCCGGCGCTCAGCGTCGCCCTGGTCCGTGCCGACCGCGACCCCTGGGTGTGCACCGTCGGCGAGTCCGGGACACCGGGCCGGCCGCTCGGCCCGGACAGCCGGTTCCGGATCGGCTCGGTCACCAAGACGTTCACCGCGGTGCTGGTCATGCAGGCCCGCGACGACGGCCTGCTCGACCTGGACCAGCCGGTCAGCCGCTACCTCGACGTCCCGGCGCACGGCGACGCCACCATCCGCCGGCTGCTCTCGCACACCGCCGGATACCAGCGTGAGCCGCACGGCGACGTGTGGGACACCCTGATCAGCCCGGACGCCGCCCGGATGCTCGCCGAACTGGACCGGGTCGAGCGGGTGCTGCCCAACGCCCGCCGCTACCACTACTCCAACCTCGGCCTCGCCGTGCTCGGCCAGCTCGTCGCCAAGCTGCGCGGCGGCACCTGGGCGGAGATCCTCGCCGAGCGCGTCCTGGCCCCGCTCGGCCTGACCCGCACCACCGTCGACCGGCCGGCCGAGGCGGTCGTCGGCTACCTGGTCGACGCGTACTCCGACGCGGCCCGCCCGGAGCCGGCCATCGACCTGGGCGGGGTCGCCCCGGCCGCCCAGCTCTGGAGCACCGCCACCGACATGGCGCGGTGGGCCGCCTTCCTGGCCGACCCGCACGACGACCGGGTGCTCGCGGCGGCCACCGTCGAGGAGATGCGCTGGCCGGTCACCACCACCGACGAGGCGCTCTGGGCGCAGGGCTTCGGGCTCGGCCTGATCCTCGCCCCAGAGGGCCGGCGGGTGACACATGTCGGTCACGACGGGGCGATGCCCGGCTTCCTGGCCGGCGTCTACGGCCGGCGCGGCGGCGAGGGCAACCCGGGTGGCCTCGGCTGCGCGGTGCTCGGCTCCTCGGGCACCGCCGGGCAGACCATCGATCTGGCCCACGAGCTGCTGCGGCTCGCGGTCGAGACCGATCCGGCGGAGATCCGGCCCTGGCGGATGGCCGCGCCGGCGCCCGCCGCGTACCGCTCGATCCTGGGCCGCTGGTGGAGCGAGGGCTCCGACTTCGTCTTCGGGTGGCACGACGGGCGGCTGCAGGCCCGGCTCGCCGAGGCGCCCGCGGACCGGCCGCCGGCGATCTTCCAGCCGCTGCCGGATCGGCCGGACGTGTTGCGCACGGTCTCCGGGCGGGAGGCCGGCGAGCTGCTCCGGTTGACCCGGGACGACTCCGGCGCGGTGGTCCGGATGCACTGGGCCACCTACCGGTTCACCCGCGACCAGCAGACCTTCGACGGCGGCCTGGCATCCGACGGGTGA
- a CDS encoding histidine triad nucleotide-binding protein — protein MDNSCLFCRIVAGEIPATVVHRTETTVAFRDINPQAPTHVLVIPVGHYTDVADLAVRDPAAAADVLATAAAVAAAEGLTTDGYRVIFNTGAHGGQEVFHVHAHVVGGAPLGRMLAAR, from the coding sequence GTGGACAACTCCTGCCTGTTCTGCCGCATCGTCGCCGGCGAGATCCCCGCGACCGTCGTGCACCGCACCGAGACCACGGTCGCCTTCCGGGACATCAACCCGCAGGCGCCGACCCACGTGCTGGTGATCCCGGTCGGCCACTACACCGACGTCGCGGACCTGGCGGTCCGGGACCCGGCCGCGGCCGCCGACGTGCTGGCCACGGCCGCCGCGGTCGCCGCCGCCGAGGGCCTGACCACCGACGGCTACCGAGTGATCTTCAACACCGGCGCGCACGGCGGCCAGGAGGTCTTCCACGTGCACGCGCACGTCGTCGGGGGCGCGCCGCTGGGCCGCATGCTGGCCGCCCGGTGA
- a CDS encoding beta-glucosidase, with protein MTDVDHLLDRLTLDEKVSLLTGQDFWSLPAMPRIGLRSVVMSDGPVGVRGTGWAPENPSIALPSPTALAASWDPELAVEAGRLLGQEARAKGVHVVLGPTVNLHRTPLGGRHFECYSEDPLLTGEIAAGFVRGVQEHGVGTTVKHLVGNDFETERMTVDVRIPERALRELYLAPFERVVEAGGWGVMSAYNGVNGASMAQNGRLQDEVLKREWGFDGVVVSDWRAARDTVGAALGGLDIAMPAMDNPWGPRLAAAVRSGQVPVEVVDDKVRRLLRLAARVGALGAPPVVTAAAVDGGEVAHRVAARSFVLTRNRGVLPLPPERTGGIAVIGALAQDARVLGGGSAQVAPPHVISPLDGIRRVFGDVAYAVGADPRPFLPAAQGPGWSAFTIDLGAYRFEVPTAAVRWLGDPPGGLAVPDVTTLELTTTYTPEIGGEHVFAVSGFGTFQLTVGGQELYRGSLHPPGTGRADLLLHPREQRFPVRLAAGEPVRLTLRQSFAPGTAHSAGTTLGHRPPGPDADGLIAEAVDLARHCDVAVVVVGTTEQVESEGFDRTSLALPGRQDELVARVAAANPSTVVVVNAGAPVLLPWADEVAAVLLTWFPGQEAGAALAAVLSGAEEPGGRLPTTWPRHETDCPVLTVQPRDGVVTYDEGIFIGYRGWRAAPLYAFGSGSGYTTWEYSGLTATATEVAVTVTNSGQRAGREVVQIYLSARDDGAVERPERWLAGFASVTADAGERVTVRIPLPERAFQVWTDGWRTLPGRYTVIAAHALDDPRLTAEIEKPQA; from the coding sequence ATGACCGACGTTGATCACCTGCTCGACCGGCTGACCCTGGACGAGAAGGTGTCCCTGCTGACCGGACAGGACTTCTGGTCACTGCCCGCGATGCCGCGCATCGGCCTGCGCTCGGTGGTGATGTCCGACGGTCCGGTCGGCGTCCGGGGCACCGGCTGGGCGCCGGAGAACCCGTCGATCGCCCTGCCCAGCCCCACCGCGCTGGCCGCCTCCTGGGATCCGGAGCTGGCCGTCGAGGCCGGCCGGCTGCTCGGTCAGGAGGCCCGCGCCAAGGGGGTGCACGTGGTGCTCGGCCCGACCGTCAACCTGCACCGTACCCCGCTGGGCGGCCGGCACTTCGAGTGCTACTCGGAGGATCCGCTGCTCACCGGCGAGATCGCGGCCGGATTCGTGCGCGGGGTGCAGGAGCACGGCGTCGGCACCACGGTGAAGCATCTGGTCGGCAACGACTTCGAGACCGAGCGGATGACCGTCGACGTGCGGATCCCGGAACGGGCGCTGCGCGAGCTGTACCTGGCCCCGTTCGAGCGGGTGGTCGAGGCCGGCGGGTGGGGCGTGATGAGCGCGTACAACGGGGTCAACGGCGCGTCGATGGCGCAGAACGGCCGGCTGCAGGACGAGGTCCTCAAACGCGAGTGGGGTTTCGACGGGGTGGTCGTCTCCGACTGGCGGGCCGCCCGGGACACGGTCGGCGCCGCGCTCGGCGGCCTCGACATCGCCATGCCGGCGATGGACAACCCCTGGGGGCCGCGGCTCGCGGCGGCGGTCCGGTCCGGGCAGGTGCCGGTCGAGGTCGTCGATGACAAGGTACGTCGTCTCCTCCGGCTCGCCGCGCGCGTCGGCGCCCTGGGTGCGCCACCGGTGGTGACGGCCGCGGCGGTGGACGGCGGCGAGGTGGCCCACCGGGTGGCCGCCCGCTCCTTCGTGCTGACCCGCAACCGGGGCGTGCTGCCGCTGCCCCCGGAGCGGACCGGCGGGATCGCGGTGATCGGCGCGCTCGCCCAGGACGCCCGGGTGCTCGGCGGCGGCAGCGCCCAGGTCGCCCCGCCGCACGTGATCTCGCCGCTGGACGGGATCCGCCGGGTGTTCGGCGACGTCGCCTACGCGGTCGGCGCCGACCCGCGCCCGTTCCTGCCGGCCGCGCAGGGCCCCGGCTGGTCGGCGTTCACCATCGACCTGGGGGCGTACCGCTTCGAGGTGCCCACCGCCGCGGTCCGCTGGCTCGGCGACCCACCCGGCGGGCTCGCCGTGCCGGACGTCACGACGCTCGAACTGACCACCACGTACACCCCGGAAATCGGCGGTGAGCACGTCTTCGCGGTCTCCGGCTTCGGCACGTTCCAGCTGACCGTCGGCGGTCAGGAGCTCTACCGGGGATCGCTGCACCCGCCCGGCACCGGCCGCGCCGACCTGCTCCTGCACCCGCGCGAACAGCGCTTTCCGGTGCGCCTAGCCGCCGGCGAACCGGTCCGGCTGACCCTGCGGCAAAGCTTCGCACCAGGGACGGCGCACTCGGCCGGCACCACCCTCGGGCACCGCCCGCCCGGCCCGGACGCGGACGGCCTGATCGCCGAAGCGGTCGATCTGGCCCGCCACTGCGACGTGGCGGTCGTCGTGGTCGGCACCACCGAGCAGGTCGAATCGGAAGGCTTCGACCGCACCTCGCTGGCCCTGCCCGGCCGGCAGGACGAACTGGTCGCCCGGGTCGCGGCGGCCAACCCGTCCACGGTCGTGGTGGTCAACGCCGGCGCGCCGGTGCTGCTGCCCTGGGCCGACGAGGTGGCCGCGGTGCTGCTCACCTGGTTCCCCGGGCAGGAGGCGGGCGCCGCGCTCGCGGCGGTGCTGAGCGGCGCCGAGGAACCCGGCGGGCGACTGCCGACCACCTGGCCGCGGCACGAGACGGACTGCCCGGTGCTGACGGTGCAGCCCCGGGACGGGGTGGTGACGTACGACGAAGGGATCTTCATCGGCTATCGCGGGTGGCGGGCCGCACCGTTGTACGCCTTCGGATCCGGGTCCGGATACACGACCTGGGAGTACTCCGGGCTGACGGCGACCGCGACCGAGGTGGCGGTGACAGTGACCAACAGCGGGCAGCGGGCCGGGCGGGAGGTCGTGCAGATCTACCTGTCCGCGCGGGACGACGGGGCGGTCGAACGGCCGGAGCGGTGGCTGGCCGGGTTCGCGTCGGTCACGGCCGACGCCGGGGAGCGGGTCACGGTGCGGATTCCGCTGCCGGAGCGGGCCTTCCAGGTCTGGACGGACGGGTGGCGGACGCTGCCCGGGCGTTACACGGTCATCGCGGCGCACGCTCTGGACGATCCCCGGCTGACCGCCGAGATCGAGAAACCGCAGGCTTGA
- the hrcA gene encoding heat-inducible transcriptional repressor HrcA, producing the protein MSLDDRKLEVLRAIVEDYVKTREPVGSKALVERHQLGVSSATVRNDMAVLEEEGYIRQPHTSAGRVPTDAGYRLFVDRLTRIKPLSPAERRAIERFMVGAVDLDDVVHRTVRLLATLTRQVAVVQYPSLSRSSVRHLELVPISTTRLMLVMITDTGRVEQRLVEMPAPVPEGDVWDLRRRVNEKLAGQRLADTPPLVQKLVEECAPERRGDMACLATVLLETLVDRSEERLALAGTANLTRGGVLDFQGTLRPVLEALEEEVILLKLIGDLEPSTTRVRIGDENEIDNLRSASVVSTGYGPGATIVGGLGVLGPTRMDYPGTIATVRAVARYVGDLLAQN; encoded by the coding sequence ATGAGTCTGGATGACCGCAAGCTCGAGGTGTTGCGGGCAATCGTCGAGGACTACGTCAAGACTCGCGAGCCGGTCGGCAGCAAAGCGCTGGTCGAGCGGCATCAGCTGGGCGTCTCGTCGGCCACGGTGCGCAACGACATGGCCGTGCTGGAGGAGGAGGGCTACATCCGGCAGCCGCACACCAGTGCCGGCCGGGTCCCCACCGACGCCGGCTACCGGCTGTTCGTCGACCGCCTCACCCGGATCAAGCCGCTCAGCCCGGCCGAGCGCCGCGCGATCGAGCGCTTCATGGTCGGTGCCGTCGACCTCGACGATGTGGTGCACCGCACCGTCCGGCTGCTCGCCACGCTGACCCGCCAGGTCGCGGTCGTGCAGTATCCGAGCCTGTCCCGCTCCTCGGTGCGGCACCTGGAGCTGGTGCCGATCTCCACCACCCGGCTGATGCTCGTCATGATCACCGACACCGGCCGGGTCGAGCAGCGCCTCGTCGAGATGCCCGCCCCGGTTCCGGAAGGCGACGTGTGGGACCTGCGCCGCCGGGTCAACGAGAAACTCGCCGGTCAGCGCCTCGCCGACACCCCGCCCCTGGTGCAGAAACTCGTCGAGGAGTGCGCTCCGGAGCGCCGCGGTGACATGGCCTGCCTGGCCACCGTGCTGCTGGAGACTCTGGTCGACCGGAGTGAGGAGCGCCTCGCACTCGCCGGGACGGCCAACCTGACCCGCGGCGGTGTGCTGGACTTTCAGGGCACGCTGCGCCCCGTTCTCGAAGCGCTGGAGGAGGAGGTCATCCTGCTCAAGCTGATCGGGGATCTGGAGCCCAGCACCACCCGGGTCCGGATCGGCGACGAGAACGAGATCGACAACCTCCGGTCGGCGTCCGTGGTCAGCACCGGTTACGGACCGGGTGCCACGATCGTTGGTGGGCTCGGCGTGCTGGGGCCGACCCGGATGGACTACCCCGGCACCATCGCTACTGTTCGTGCAGTGGCACGCTACGTTGGCGACCTGTTGGCACAGAATTGA
- a CDS encoding 16S rRNA (uracil(1498)-N(3))-methyltransferase, translating into MSAPLFLVENLPSGSFFTLDGAEGHHAATVQRLRAGETLILADGRGGTAFAEVVAVGKGSVDVAVGERGQEPAAAPRLTVAQGIAKGDRGELAVQAMTEVGVDEILPWAASRSVAQWRGDRGHRARDKWASTAREAAKQARRSWLPLVGGDPDCSTKQIGARIGEASAAFVLHEEATERLSTVGLPDAGDIVLVVGPEGGISDAEVTAFRDAGALPVRLGSTVLRTSTAGVAALAVLATRLGRW; encoded by the coding sequence GTGTCTGCGCCGCTGTTTCTGGTCGAGAACCTGCCGTCCGGGTCGTTCTTCACGCTGGACGGGGCGGAGGGGCATCATGCCGCGACCGTGCAGCGGCTCCGGGCCGGGGAGACGCTGATTCTCGCCGACGGGCGGGGTGGGACGGCGTTCGCCGAGGTGGTCGCCGTGGGCAAGGGCAGTGTCGACGTCGCCGTGGGGGAGCGGGGGCAGGAGCCGGCCGCGGCGCCGCGGCTGACCGTGGCGCAGGGCATCGCCAAGGGGGATCGCGGCGAACTGGCCGTGCAGGCGATGACCGAGGTCGGCGTCGACGAGATCCTGCCGTGGGCGGCGTCCCGGTCGGTCGCGCAGTGGCGCGGCGATCGGGGGCACAGGGCCCGGGACAAGTGGGCGTCGACCGCCCGGGAAGCGGCCAAGCAGGCCCGGCGCTCCTGGCTGCCGCTGGTGGGTGGGGACCCGGACTGCTCGACGAAGCAGATCGGCGCCCGCATCGGGGAGGCGTCCGCGGCGTTCGTGCTGCACGAGGAAGCCACCGAGCGGCTCAGCACCGTCGGCCTGCCCGATGCGGGGGACATCGTGCTGGTGGTCGGCCCGGAAGGTGGGATCAGCGACGCCGAGGTGACCGCATTCCGGGACGCCGGGGCACTTCCGGTCCGCCTCGGCAGCACCGTCCTGCGCACCTCGACCGCGGGCGTCGCCGCCCTCGCCGTCCTCGCCACCCGGCTGGGCCGCTGGTAG
- a CDS encoding PadR family transcriptional regulator — protein MLALAILGFLHDEPLHGYELKDRIRSLTGHVRAVSDGALYPAINRLTAAGLLERRTEPGTSAAPRQMLSLTGAGRAELLSRLRSPSEVEITDRNRYFTILAFLRHLPDPADQAEVLRRRLAFLAAPATFFSQGGTRLRAADVSDPFRRGMFEIARATSQAERAWLERTLATLTP, from the coding sequence ATGCTGGCGCTCGCGATCCTCGGCTTCCTGCACGACGAGCCCCTGCACGGCTACGAGCTCAAGGACCGGATCAGGTCCCTCACCGGTCACGTCCGCGCGGTCAGCGACGGCGCGCTCTACCCGGCGATCAACCGCTTGACCGCCGCCGGCCTGCTGGAACGCCGTACCGAGCCGGGCACGTCAGCAGCCCCGCGCCAGATGTTGTCGCTGACCGGGGCCGGCCGCGCCGAGCTGCTGTCCCGGCTGCGGTCCCCGTCCGAGGTCGAGATCACCGACCGGAACCGCTACTTCACGATCCTCGCGTTCCTGCGCCATCTGCCGGATCCGGCCGATCAGGCCGAGGTCCTGCGTCGCCGCCTGGCGTTCCTGGCGGCCCCCGCCACGTTCTTCTCCCAGGGCGGCACCCGCCTGCGCGCCGCCGATGTCAGCGACCCGTTCCGCCGGGGGATGTTCGAGATAGCCCGAGCCACCTCGCAAGCCGAACGCGCCTGGCTCGAACGCACCCTCGCCACCCTGACGCCCTGA
- the ybeY gene encoding rRNA maturation RNase YbeY, translated as MSIEIANESGVEVDTDAILAVARHALDEMGVNPLAELSILLVDIDYMAELNHRWMGSDGPTDVLAFPMDEGSVDHGPGESGAGEPALLGDIVLAPEVAAKQAVAAGHTAADELHLLTVHGALHLLGYDHAEPEEEREMFALQNKLLQSWRAGRKAG; from the coding sequence ATGTCCATCGAGATCGCCAACGAGTCGGGAGTCGAGGTCGACACCGACGCGATCCTCGCGGTTGCCCGGCATGCCCTCGACGAGATGGGGGTCAACCCGCTCGCCGAGCTGTCCATCCTGCTCGTCGACATCGACTACATGGCCGAGCTGAACCATCGCTGGATGGGCAGCGACGGGCCGACCGACGTGCTGGCCTTCCCGATGGACGAGGGCAGCGTCGACCACGGTCCGGGCGAGTCGGGCGCCGGTGAGCCGGCCCTGCTCGGCGACATCGTGCTGGCCCCGGAGGTGGCCGCCAAGCAGGCGGTCGCCGCCGGGCACACCGCCGCCGACGAGCTGCATCTGCTCACCGTGCACGGCGCGCTGCACCTGCTCGGGTACGACCACGCCGAGCCGGAGGAGGAGCGGGAGATGTTCGCCCTGCAGAACAAGCTCCTGCAGAGCTGGCGCGCCGGTCGTAAAGCCGGCTGA
- a CDS encoding MATE family efflux transporter — protein MNHRTPLLRLAVPNYVALLSGVLTGIVDVAWVARLGPSPVAAVAVATGVENALLGIVLLISGGVTVRLAAALGAGDTHTGRDRPGGATAGGATAGGEAGALAVIRAGWRLYLVITPVVVLAGTALRGTLAGAFLADPGAARLAGAYLAVLFPGVAIFYAQQVVDAIFAGRGDTRTPMRLALTANALILVLDPLLIYGAGLGVTGAALATAAGRAVALTGGLVRLHRGRPGGRLRPDAALPVRAVARTGAPIAGDFLVRMAGALVLLAVVGRHGVAAVAAYGIGLKVLYFATMGFYAIRNAATIHTPRTLSARPGQRAAIGRQVLTLALVAGIGASALFAGFAPLIMRLFTADRAVAAAGVLFLRCVGGYLVPIAAVIGLAGFLMAAGRGARLFAVTVAGTALQTLLALWLPARLGLPGVWLAMALAAVFQLLLVLASANLRDHPAAAAEGGGPVGTEAVKPAVSRSRRSAGDRPERAPR, from the coding sequence ATGAACCACCGCACCCCGCTGTTGCGTCTGGCCGTGCCGAACTATGTGGCCCTGCTCTCCGGCGTCCTCACCGGGATCGTGGACGTCGCCTGGGTGGCCCGGCTCGGCCCGTCCCCGGTCGCAGCGGTCGCCGTCGCCACCGGCGTGGAGAACGCGCTGCTCGGGATCGTCCTGCTGATCAGCGGCGGAGTCACGGTCCGCCTCGCCGCCGCCCTGGGCGCCGGTGACACGCACACCGGCCGCGACCGCCCCGGCGGCGCGACTGCCGGCGGCGCGACTGCCGGCGGCGAGGCCGGGGCGCTCGCGGTGATCCGCGCCGGGTGGCGGCTCTACCTGGTGATCACACCGGTCGTGGTGCTGGCCGGGACGGCTCTGCGCGGCACGCTCGCCGGCGCCTTCCTCGCCGATCCGGGCGCGGCCCGGCTGGCCGGGGCCTACCTGGCCGTCCTGTTCCCCGGGGTGGCGATCTTCTACGCCCAGCAGGTGGTCGACGCGATCTTCGCGGGGCGCGGTGACACCCGCACCCCGATGCGCCTCGCGCTGACCGCGAACGCGCTGATCCTGGTGCTGGATCCGCTGCTGATCTACGGCGCGGGCCTGGGGGTCACCGGCGCCGCGCTGGCCACCGCGGCCGGGCGGGCGGTGGCCCTGACCGGGGGCCTGGTCCGGCTCCACCGGGGACGTCCCGGCGGCCGGCTGCGCCCGGATGCCGCCCTGCCGGTCCGGGCGGTGGCGCGGACCGGGGCGCCGATCGCCGGGGATTTCCTGGTGCGGATGGCCGGGGCGCTGGTGCTGCTCGCGGTGGTGGGCCGGCACGGCGTCGCGGCCGTCGCGGCGTACGGCATCGGCCTGAAGGTCCTGTATTTCGCGACCATGGGTTTCTACGCGATCCGGAACGCGGCGACGATCCACACGCCGCGCACCCTGAGCGCCCGGCCCGGGCAACGCGCCGCCATCGGGCGGCAGGTGCTCACGCTGGCCCTGGTCGCCGGCATCGGGGCGAGTGCGCTGTTCGCCGGGTTCGCTCCGCTGATCATGCGGCTGTTCACCGCGGACCGGGCGGTGGCCGCCGCCGGGGTGCTGTTCCTGCGCTGCGTCGGCGGCTACCTGGTGCCGATCGCCGCGGTGATCGGCCTGGCCGGCTTCCTGATGGCGGCCGGCCGCGGCGCCCGCCTGTTCGCCGTCACCGTCGCCGGCACCGCCCTTCAGACGCTGCTCGCCCTGTGGCTCCCGGCCCGGCTCGGTCTGCCCGGCGTCTGGCTCGCGATGGCCCTGGCCGCCGTGTTCCAGCTGCTCCTGGTCCTGGCCTCCGCGAACCTCCGCGACCACCCCGCCGCGGCGGCCGAAGGCGGCGGGCCGGTCGGGACGGAGGCGGTCAAGCCTGCGGTTTCTCGATCTCGGCGGTCAGCCGGGGATCGTCCAGAGCGTGCGCCGCGATGA
- the dnaJ gene encoding molecular chaperone DnaJ — MAKDYYGILGVSREATDDEIKRAYRKLARQYHPDVNPDPEAHEKFKDINAAYEVLSDDQKRQIVDLGGDPLAPGGGMPGGGPGGAGPFVGFQDIMDAFFGTAAGGGSRGPRPRTRPGADAILRLELDLVETAFGVEAPITVDTAVLCTQCSGAGTAPGTHLATCEVCGGRGEVQSVQRTFLGQVVSSRPCQNCSGHGTVIPTPCPTCAGDGRIRTRRSLTVKIPAGVEDGMRIRLAQQGEVGPGGGTAGDLYVEIHERPHDVYSRKGDDLHCRVTLPMTAAALGTRMTIKTLDGEENIEVKAGTQPASTLRIRGKGVPHLRGQGRGDLFVHLDVKTPTKLTADQERMLRDFAKTRGEDIAELSKQGGFFSRMRDAFNGH, encoded by the coding sequence GTGGCCAAGGACTACTACGGAATTCTCGGCGTGAGCCGGGAAGCCACCGACGACGAGATCAAGCGCGCCTACCGCAAACTGGCTCGGCAATACCATCCGGACGTCAACCCCGATCCGGAGGCACACGAGAAGTTCAAGGACATCAACGCGGCCTACGAGGTCCTGTCCGACGACCAGAAGCGGCAGATCGTCGATCTCGGCGGTGACCCGCTCGCACCCGGCGGCGGCATGCCCGGCGGCGGACCCGGCGGCGCCGGCCCGTTCGTCGGCTTCCAGGACATCATGGACGCGTTCTTCGGCACCGCGGCCGGCGGCGGCAGCCGCGGCCCGCGCCCGCGGACCCGTCCCGGCGCCGACGCGATCCTCCGCCTCGAACTCGACCTGGTCGAGACCGCCTTCGGCGTCGAGGCCCCGATCACCGTCGACACCGCGGTGCTCTGCACCCAGTGCTCCGGCGCCGGCACCGCCCCCGGCACCCACCTGGCCACCTGCGAGGTGTGCGGCGGCCGCGGTGAGGTCCAGTCGGTCCAGCGCACCTTCCTCGGCCAGGTCGTCTCGTCCCGCCCCTGCCAGAACTGCTCCGGTCACGGCACGGTCATCCCGACCCCGTGCCCGACCTGCGCGGGCGACGGCCGCATCCGCACCCGCCGCTCGCTCACCGTCAAGATCCCGGCCGGTGTCGAGGACGGCATGCGGATCCGCCTGGCCCAGCAGGGCGAGGTCGGCCCCGGCGGTGGCACGGCCGGCGACCTCTACGTCGAGATCCACGAGCGGCCGCACGACGTCTACTCCCGCAAGGGCGACGACCTGCACTGCCGCGTCACCCTCCCGATGACCGCCGCGGCGCTCGGCACCCGGATGACCATCAAGACCCTCGACGGCGAAGAGAACATCGAGGTCAAAGCGGGCACCCAGCCGGCCAGCACGCTGCGGATCCGCGGCAAGGGCGTGCCACATCTGCGCGGCCAGGGGCGGGGCGACCTCTTCGTCCATCTGGACGTCAAGACGCCGACCAAGCTGACCGCCGACCAGGAGCGGATGCTGCGCGACTTCGCCAAGACGCGCGGCGAGGACATCGCCGAGCTGAGCAAGCAGGGGGGCTTCTTCAGCCGGATGAGGGATGCCTTCAACGGCCATTAG
- a CDS encoding PhoH family protein: protein MTGTPNPSSTGSSSPVRAQTKISVSDPKIMVNLLGAKDEILRLIERTLSSDVHVRGNEITITGEPADNATAERLFSELIELIEKGETLSVDAVRRTLRILEDTTSERPAEVLTLNILSRRGRTIRPKTLGQKHYVDAIDENTIVFGIGPAGTGKTYLAMAKAVQALQAKQISRIILTRPAVEAGERLGFLPGTLTEKIDPYLRPLYDALHDMLDPESIPRLMAAGTIEVAPLAYMRGRTLNDAFIILDEAQNTTPEQMKMFLTRLGFGAKIVVTGDVTQVDLPGGTTSGLKVVREILRNVEDVHFAELSSSDVVRHRLVAEIVDAYARFDAEQEQQQAANSVHAVPGRAANGRAPRRR, encoded by the coding sequence ATGACCGGTACGCCGAACCCTTCCAGCACGGGCTCGTCCAGCCCGGTGCGGGCGCAGACCAAGATCTCGGTGTCCGACCCGAAGATCATGGTGAACCTGCTCGGCGCCAAGGACGAGATCCTCCGCCTGATCGAGCGCACGCTCAGCAGCGATGTGCACGTCCGCGGAAACGAGATCACCATCACCGGCGAGCCGGCGGACAACGCCACCGCCGAGCGACTCTTCTCCGAGCTCATCGAGCTCATCGAGAAGGGTGAGACGCTCAGCGTCGACGCCGTCCGCCGCACCCTGCGGATCCTCGAGGACACCACCTCCGAGCGACCCGCCGAGGTGCTCACGCTGAACATCCTGTCCCGGCGGGGCCGCACCATCCGGCCCAAGACGCTGGGACAGAAACACTACGTCGACGCCATCGACGAGAACACGATCGTCTTCGGCATCGGCCCCGCCGGTACCGGTAAGACGTATCTGGCGATGGCCAAGGCCGTGCAGGCGCTGCAGGCCAAGCAGATCAGCCGGATCATCCTGACCCGGCCGGCGGTCGAGGCCGGCGAGCGGCTGGGCTTCCTGCCCGGCACGCTCACCGAGAAGATCGACCCCTATCTGCGCCCGCTCTACGACGCCCTGCACGACATGCTGGACCCGGAGTCGATCCCGCGGCTGATGGCCGCCGGCACCATCGAGGTCGCCCCGCTGGCCTACATGCGGGGCCGCACCCTCAACGACGCGTTCATCATCCTGGACGAGGCGCAGAACACGACGCCCGAGCAGATGAAGATGTTCCTGACGCGGCTCGGGTTCGGGGCCAAGATCGTGGTGACCGGTGATGTCACCCAGGTCGACCTGCCGGGTGGCACGACCAGCGGCCTCAAGGTCGTCCGGGAGATCCTGCGGAACGTCGAGGACGTGCACTTCGCCGAGCTGTCCAGCTCGGATGTGGTGCGGCACCGGCTGGTCGCGGAGATCGTGGACGCCTATGCGCGGTTCGACGCCGAGCAGGAGCAGCAGCAGGCAGCCAATTCCGTTCATGCCGTTCCCGGGCGGGCCGCCAACGGCCGCGCCCCGCGGCGGCGCTGA